Sequence from the Janthinobacterium lividum genome:
GGAATATGTGTACGCGAAAGGCGCGCGCATCCTGTCACTGGTGATTTACGTGGCCATGGGCTGGCTCATCGTCATCGGCATCAAGCCGCTGCTGGCGGCGCTCGAGTGGAATGGCTTCCTGTGGCTGGTGGCAGGCGGCCTGTGCTACACGGGCGGCATCGCTTTCTATGCCACCGACCACAAGCTGCGCCATGGCCATGGCATCTGGCATTTGTTCGTGCTGGCCGGCAGTAGCTGTCATTTTATCGCCATTTTGTTCTACGTTGCCTGACGTTGGCTGCTGCCTTCACTGTTGCCATGATTCCATTATAATGGCGCGATATGTGAAAATAGCGCAACAATGCGGCAATAATAAGGCAACAATGGATATCAATTCGGACGACCTGAAAATCTTCGTCACCGTCATCGACAGCGGCACCCTGAGCGCGGCCGCCGTGCACCTGGGACAAACCACCTCGGGCGTCAGCCGCGCCCTGTCGCGCCTGGAAGACAAGCTGGCCACGTCGCTGCTGACGCGCACCACGCGGCGCATGGAGCTGACGGAAGAGGGGCAGCTGTTCCTGGACAAGGCGCGCGCCATCCTCGCGTCGATGGAAGACGTGGAAGAATCGATCCGCATCCGCCGCCAGAAGCCGGCCGGGCGCCTGTCCGTCGATGCGGCCTCGCCCTTCATGCTCCATTGCGTGGTGCCCCACGTGGCGGAATTTCGCGCCATGTACCCGGACATCCGCCTGGAGCTGACCAGCAACGACCAGATCGCCGACCTGCTCGAGCACCGCACCGACATCGCCATCCGCATCGGCGCCCTGGTCGATTCGACCCTGCATGCGCGCCCCCTCAGTGCCAGCCCGCTGCACGTGCTGGCCACGCCCGCCTACCTGGCGCGCCACGGCACACCGGCCACGCCGGAAGCGCTGTCCGGCCATGCGCTGCTGGGCTTTGCGCAATATGAACTGGGCAATAGCTGGCCGCTGCGCCACGAAGCCGGCAACAGCCTGCAGATCGTGCCCGCGCTGGCCGCGTCCAGCGGCGAAACCCTGCGCCAGCTGGCCCTGCACGACCAGGGCATCGTCTGCCTGTCCGACTTCATGACGAAGGACGACATCGCGGCCGGCCGCCTGGTGCAGGTGCTGCAGCCGTTCTATACGGGCTACCGCCAGCAGATCCACGCCGTCTACTACCGCAACACGCAGCTGGCGCAGCGCATCAGCTGCTTCCTGGAGTTCCTGCAACAGAAGCTGTAAGGCAGGGCATGAAGACGAAGAGCATGGAGTGTCCCACCTGCGGCGAATATGGCGACCTGCTGCACGCAACGGTCAAGAAGACGGGGCAGGCGGTGATCGTTTGCACGGAATGCGACTTGCTGTGGATGCATCCGCAACAGGACATCGATCCGGCCCGCGCGCTCGACGTGGCGTCGTTTCTCGAGCAAGCGGGCATTGAGCCCGATTGGCAGGAACTGCAATTTGGTGCCAGGGTGCCGCCGCCGGCTACAGCATGACGTGCGTTTCTTCCGCCCGCAGCAGCGCTTCCACTTCGTGTGCGGGCAGCGGCCGGCTGAAGTAAAAACCTTGCGCCTCGTCGCAGCCATGGCGGCGCAGGTAGTCGAGCTGCTCGGCCGTTTCCACGCCCTCGGCCACCACGCGCAGTTTTAAATTGTGCGCCAGGGCGATGATGGAAACGACGATGGCCGCGTCGTCCGCGTCGCGCGCCACGTCGCCGACGAAGCTGCGGTCGATCTTCAGCACGTCGATGGGGAAGGTGCGCAGGTAGGCGAAGCTGGAATAGCCGGTGCCGAAGTCGTCGATCGACAGCTTCACCCCCAGCGCCTTCATGTCGTGCAGCTGGCTGACGGCCAGCGCCACGTCGTGCATGAACAGGCTTTCCGTCAGTTCCAGCTCCAGGCAGGCCGGCGGCAAGCCCGTTTCCAGCAGCACGTCGGCGATCGACGCCACCAGGTTCGGCTCGTTGAACTGGCGCGCCGACAGATTCACGGCCAGGCGCAAGGTGTCCAGTCCCGCCGCATGCCAGCGTTTTACCTGCGCGCACGCTTCGCGCATGACCCAGGCGCCGATCGGCACGATCAGGCCCGTGTCTTCCGCCAGCGCGATGAAGCGCTGCGGCGCCACCATGCCCAGGTCGGGGTGCTGCCAGCGCAGCAGCGCTTCCACGCCGACGATGCGGCCGCTGGCCAGGTCCACCTGCGGCTGGTAATGCAGCACGAACTGCTCGCGTTCCAGGGCGTTGCGCAGCGCCGTCTCGATGCGCAGGCGCTCCAGGGTGGCCTGGTTCATGGCCGTCGTGTAGAACTTGATGTTGTTGCGGCCCTGTTTCTTGGCGCAGTACATGGCGATGTCGGCCTGCTCGATCAGGTTCTGCGTCTCGCCATTCAGGGTCACGTCGCCGGGGGCGTCGTAGCGCGACATGTCATAGACGGCCACGCCGATGCTGCAGGTGACGAAGAATTCCTTGCCATCCAAGAGTACCGGCTGCGCCACGGCATCCATCACGCGCTGCACGATGGCGCCGCTGAGCACTTCGTCGGCCTGTTCGCACAGGATGGCGACGAATTCGTCGCCCGACAGGCGCGCCACCGTATCGCTTTCGCGCAGGCTGGCCTGCAATCGCGTGGCGATGGTTTTCAGCAGCAGGTCGCCAGCCTTGTGACCCAGGCTGTCGTTGACGAACTTGAACCGGTCGAGGTCAATCAACAGCACCCATAATGCGCGGTTCTTGCGGCGCGACAGGGCCATCGCCTGCGCCAGGCGGTCGCGCAGCAGGGCGCGGTTGGGCAAGCCTGTCAGCACGTCGTGGTGGGCGATGTGCTGGATTTGCTGCTCGGCCAGCTTGCGTTCCGTGATTTCCGAACCCGTACCCCGGTAGCCGCGAAATTCGCCCAGCTCGTTGAACAGCGGTTCGCCATTGATGCTGAACCAGCGCAGCTGGCCATCGCGGTCCTGCATCGCATATTCGAGGTTGGAAAAGGGCAGGTGCGCTTCCAGGTTGGCGATATGCTGCTTGCCCCAGCGCGAATTGCGCATCTCTGCATTGTTGTCCCAGCGGGTCAGGCCGATGAAGCGTTCCAGCGGCATGTTCGACTTGTCCGTGAAACCGCTGGTGATGTGGGTGAAGCAGAAGTTGGCATCCTGTTCCCAGTACCAGTCCGAGGACAGGGCCAGCAGGCGGCGGAAGCGCTTTTCGCTCTCCTGCAAGGCGCGCTCCGTGCGCTGGCGCGCCCGCACGTCGGCGCTGAGCAGCTCGTTGCTGCGTTTGAGGTCGGCCGTGCGCTGCTCCACCAGCAGTTGCACGCGGCGCGAACGCTGCGTCAGCGACTGCACGAAGGCGGCCGTCAATACGCTGAACAGCAAACCCGTGATCAGGGTAAACAGGGAGCCCAGATGGTCGGCCAGGAAGGGGCGGGGATGAGCCACCACGCGCACGTGCCAGGGCCGGCCGGCGGAAGCGAAGGCCCGGTCATAATGGCTGTGGTAGGCAAAGTGCAGCCAGCGGGGCAGCGACTCCCAGGCGCCGCCCGGTTCGTCGTCCGGCGCCTGACCATGCCGGAAGATCAATTGGCGCGGGTCGGCGCCGGCATCGGCGTAGACGCTCAGTTCAAGCTGCGAGTCGCCCAGCAGGTCTGCGCCGGCGAGGATTTTCTGCACCAGTTCCCCGGCGCGCACGATGACCGCCGTATCGCCGATCAATGCCGCGCGCCGCTGCTGTACCGTCTGCAGGGGCACGCCGTGGCGGTACACGGGGCGCACGATGACGAAGCCCTGCTGCGGTCCCTGCGCCAGGGCCAGCAGGCCGGTGGCGGTGGTCTGGCCGCTGACGATCGCCTGTTCCAGCGCGCGCGCCAGCACGCCGTTCGGGCTGACGTTCAGGCCGAAGGCGGGGCGGTTGCCCTGCAACGGTTCGAGGTAGTCCACCACCAGGTAGCTGGCGCGCGTCGTGGCGGGCACGACGACGCCATCGCGCATTTCCGTCATGGCGTAGTCGGGCACGATGCGCCGCAGCTCGGCCTCGAATGCCGCGCGCTGCGCATGCGGCACGATGCGGTGGAAATTGAAGGCCTGGATGAACGGGTGGCGCTGCAGCAGCGGCGTGGTGAAGTCGTGGAACTGTTCCCGTGTGACGGGCACGACGGCTGCAAACAGCTGGTTCGTCGTCGTCAGCACCTCGACGGCATCGTCGAGTCCCTGCTCGATGGCGGCCACCCTGGCGCTGGCGCGCTGCTGCAGGCTCAGGCTCATCTTGTCGTATTCGAGCTGGCTGATGGCGGCGAACAGCACGGCCGTCACGCTGACGCCGCAGGCAAAGGTCAGCGCGGCCGCGGCAGAAATCGACAATGGCAGGCGGCCACGCAGCATGGTTTTTCCTATCTCACTTCATGGATACATGGGTTCGGCGGCGCCTGCCGGCCCCACGCAGGCCGTAGTTTGTCATAAACCACATCCATCATGCTGATTTTGCACCAAATCACTGCTAATAAGCAACAATATCTATGGCCGGGGAGGATGACTTTCAGTCGCTGCCCGCGCCTGACTGGCGGCGCACACGCCACAACTGCCAGGCCGGCAGCCAGCGGTTCAGGAAAGCCAGGCCGGCCATCCGCCGCCAGCGCACCAGGCGCACCACGCGCACGGCGCGGCCGTCGGCGCCTTGGCCTTGCTCCGGCTTGGCGGCGAAGATGATGCGGTTATTGCCCGCGATGCCGTCGAAGTGGCACACGGCACCGCGGAAGGTGAGCATCAGGCGCGCCAGCATGGCAGGGTAGTGCTCGTCATAACTGAACAGATTGGCCACCAGCACGCCGCCGGGCAGCAGCGCGCGCAGGCAGTCCGCATAGAAGCGCGCGCTGCCCAGTGCCGGCGGCAAGCCCGTCTCGTCATAGCCGTCGAGCAGCAGCACGTCGGCGCAGCCCGGATGCTGGCGGATATAGCTGACGGCATCCGTCTCGATGATGCGCAGGCGCGCGTCGTCGGGCGGCAGCATGAACTGCTCGCGCAGGGCGATCACGTCGGCGCGCAATTCCAGCACGGTGATGCGGGTGTCGGGCAGGTGGCGGTGGCAGAATTTCAGCAGCGAGCCGCCACCCAGTCCCACCATCAGGATATGCCGCGGGCGCGGCACGAACAGGGTAAAGCACATCATGGCGCGCGCATAGCGCAGCAGCAGATGGTCGGGGCGCGACAGCAGCATTTCGCTCTGGATCATGCCGGGCTGGAATTCCAGGCGGCGCCGGTCGCCACAGGTATGCACCTGCGGGGCAAGTGGGGTGGTGCTTCTGTTTTCCGGCATGGGACGACTTCGCTGAGTGGACTGGGGGAGATGCTTTGTTGCATTCAGAGAAATCTGATAAGCTCCCGTGAGCATACCCGATTAATCCGCGCCGAGCATGCGTATATGTAGATGCAATATGTAGATGTATATGGCGCGCGGCGGCACGGCCGCGCAGTCGGGCACCATGGAGACAAGCATGTTTTTGGATCACCCCATTATTACGGCGACGAACAGTTTTACGGAGCCTGACCGCATCGAGCGGCTGACGCGCGTGTATGGCTACGCGGCGGCGCTGGCCGACCAGGCCGACAATGTCGGTTTCATTGAAAAAGTGGCGCAGATCCACGATCACAAGGGCACCCTCATCGTGTTCTGGCACGAGGCACCCAGCGACGTGGAGAAGCAGTATTTCGTGCAGGCGTGGGCCAGCAAGGTCGGCGACGGCAGCACCAATGTCGAGCACGAAATCTGACCTGGCGCGCCGCGCCTGCGCATCGATAGCCTAGCCCATGGATATCAAGACCCTGGTACTGGCCCTGGCGCTCGGCAACCTGAGCCTGTGCGCGGCCCTGTTCTTCTTCGAGTACGAGCGCAAGAAGTCGCTCAGCATGTCCACCTGGGCGGTGGCCAAGCAATGCCAGGCCGTGGCCTGGTGCCTGCTGTACTTCCGCGGCGTGCTGCCCGATTTCCTCTCCATCTTGCTCGGTAACAGCCTGCTGTTTGCCGGCATGGCGCTCGATGCGGGCGCGCTGTGGCAGGCGGCCGGGCGCAGCGGCTGGCGCCGTTATGTCTTGCCGACGCTGGGGCTGTCGGTGACCCTGTTTGCCGCCTGTTACCTGTTAGATGTGGCGCCGCTGCTGCGCAGCGCCGGCGGTTCGCTGATCGTGGCCGGTTTCTTCCTCGCCGGCGTGGCCGCCCTGTGCCTCAAGTGGCGCGAGGCGAGCATGCTGCGCCGTTTCCTCGTCGTCAGCATGGGCTTGCTGTCGCTGCTGATCGCCGCGCGCGGCGTGCTGGCCGCCGCCGTCCCCGATTTTGACGCGGAGCTGCTGCAGCTGGCCGGTTTTGGCGCCCTGTACCTGATGATGCTGACGAATGCTTTCGGCTACCTGCTGCTGTCGCGTGAAAAACTGGGCGGCGAGCTGGCGCGCCTGGAAGTGCTCGATGCGGCCACGGGCGTGCCGAACCGGCGCGGCTTTTACCAGGCGCTGGCGCCATGGATGGCACTGGCGCGCCGGCCTGGCTTGCCGACGGCGCTGGTGGTGCTCAATATCGACCACTTTAAAAGAGTCAACGACAGCTATGGCCATCCGGTGGGCGATGCGGTGCTGAAAACCATCGTCGACACGTGCCGCCAGCAGTTGCGCGACAGCGACCTGATGGGCCGCCTGGGCGGCGCCGAATTCGCCATCCAGCTGCCGCGCACGACCCTGGCCGATGCGCTGATGGTGGCCGAGCGCATCCGCGCCGCCGTCGAAGCGCTGCCCGTCAAGACGGAGCGCGCCGTGCTGCAGCTGACGGCCAGCCTGGGCGTGACGACCATCCGCGCCGAGGACAGCACCGTCAGCCTGTTCAAGCGCGCCGACGAGGCGCTGCAGGCGGCCAAGCAGGCGGGCCGCAACAGGGTAGTGGAAGCGCAGGGTGCCAGCACCCTGGACATTTAATTCAGCCCAAGCCCGCTTACTTCTTGCGCGAGCCCAGCCAGCTGGGTTCCTTGCCGCATTCCTTGGGCAGGAACAGGGCATCGAGGCCGGGATCGCAGCGATGGTCAGGCGCCTTCATCGGTTCGACGGTCAGCCATTCGCTCTTGGGCAGTATCTTTTCTTCGCGTGGTTCCACGGGCGGCGCGGGCGGCAGGCTGTCTTGCCACCTTGGCTCTGCGGCAGGCGCGGGCGCGGTGGCCCAGTTCGCGTCGACCTGCGCTGGCGGTGTGTCCGCGTGTGCGGCGGCGCTCAGCAAGCTGCCCGCGAGGATGAACGCACGCATGGCGGCGCGGTGTACGGAAATCATGGTCTGTCCTTGGTCGGTGCCGCGAGGGCGGGCCTGGCATTATGACGCCAGCCGGAAGCAAAAACACAAGAAAATTGCAACGGCATGTTACCAAAGGGACTATAGTTACTGGTAGCAAGCAGGTGCATCACAGCAAGGGGCTCGAACGGTGAGCAAGGCGCGGGGCGCCGCTACCCGAACGTGTGCATTCCCTAACTTTCATTTAAGCTAAGCAAGTTATGCTATCGAGCGCACGCCAGGCTGCCCTGTGCCGTCCGCACCGCAGTTCCTCTTTCTTACTCTTGCCAGGCCCATAATGAAAATGCTCAAATCCCTGCCTGTATGGCCGCTTGCCGCCCCCGTTGCCGGCTGGCTGTTCCTGTTCGGTTCCACCTTCAATGTCGGCGGCGCCTACCAGATTTTGCTGGTGGCGGGCCTGATCGGCAGCGTGCTGGCCGCCGTGTACCACGCGGAAGTGGTGGCGCACCGCATCGGCGAACCGTACGGCACGCTGGTGCTGGCGCTGGCCGTGACCCTGATCGAGGTGGCGCTGATCGTCTCGCTGATGCTGGCCGGCGGACCGGAAACGACAGGGCTGGCGCGCGACACCGTGTTTGCCGCCATCATGATCATCCTGAACGGCATCGTCGGCATCTGCCTGCTGCTGGGCGCCGGGCGCCACAAGGAGCAGACCTTCGGTCTGCTGGGCGTGAGCGCCTCGCTGGCCACCCTGGCGGCGATTGCCGTTTTGACCCTGGTGCTGCCGAACTATACCTCGAGCGCCGCCGGTCCCTTCTACAATTCCAGCCAGTTGATCTTCATCGCCGTCATTTCCCTGGTCCTGTACGGCACCTTCGTGCTGGTGCAGACGGTGCGCCACCGCGATTACTTCCTGCCCAAGGAAGCCGTCGGCGATGAAGAGGTGCATGCGGCGCCGCCCACGGCCACCGTCGCCTGGGTCAGCGCCGGGGCGCTGCTGGTGTGCCTGGGCGCCGTGGTGCTGCTGGCCAAGTCGCTGGCGCCCGCGCTGGAGACGGCGATCGCCGCCATGGGCGCGCCGAAAACCCTGGTCGGCATCGTCATCGCCGCCATCGTGCTGCTGCCCGAAGGCTTGGCCGCCGTGCGCGCCGCGCGCGCGAATCGCCTGCAAACGAGCTTGAACCTGGCGCTCGGTTCCGCGCTGGCCAGCATCGGCCTGACGATTCCCGCCGTGGTGGTGGTGTCGCTGGCCACGGGCCTGACGATTACCCTGGGACTCGACATCAAGTCGACGGTGCTGTTGCTGCTGTCGCTGATGGTGGCCACCCTGTCGCTGGGCACGGGCCGCACCACGGTCATGCAGGGCACGGTGCACCTGGTGATTTTCGCGGTCTATCTGTTTACCACTATCGTCCCATAAGCACCGCGGCTGGTCGCCGTTTTGTCACAATCCTGTCACGCCGCTGTCATACGATGAGGGTAGTGTGGTAGGATTTTTAAATCGTTTAAATGATTTATATAGTTTAGCAACTGAGTTTGCCAACTTTTTCAGTTGGCATTGCAATGACAAGACAAGAGGCCAGTATGTATGCAGCGGTGGACCTGGGGTCCAACAGTTTTCGTTTACACGTCGGCAAGCATGATGGCGACACGATCCGCGTGGTCAAGAGCGTGCGCGACCCGATACGCCTGGCCGCCGGCCTGGACGCCAATGGCGACCTGACCGAGGCGGCCATGCAGGGCGCCCTGGCTTGCCTGCAGCGCTTTCGCGCCATCCTCGCCGGCTTCGAACTCGATGCCGTGCGCGTGGTGGCCACGTCGGCCATGCGCGTGGCGCGCAACGGCGCCGTCTTCCTGCCGCTGGCCGAACAAGCCATCGGCCATCCGATCGAGATCATCTCGGGCGAGGAAGAGGGGCGCTTGATCTACATGGGCGTGGCCAATGCGCTGGCCATTCCCGGCGAACGCCGGCTGGTGATGGATATCGGCGGCGGCTCGACCGAACTGATACTCGGGCGCGGCAACGATATCGAACGGGTCGAGTCGTTCAGCCTGGGCACGGTCAAGCAAAGCTTGTCGTTCTTCATCGGCGGGCGCATCGACGCGCCGTCGTTCGAGGCGGCCATCCTGTCGGCGCGCAGCCATTTCGAGGATGCCGCGCCGCCGTACCGTCCGCAGCACTGGAAGACGGCCTACGGCTCTTCCGGCACCATCCGCACCATCGCCGACATCATCGCCCGCAACAAGCTGGGCGACGGCTTGCTCACGAGCGCCAGCCTCGATGCGCTGGCGCGCCGCTTCATCGAACTCGGTCACACCAGCCGCATCGACATGCCCGGCTTGCGCCCCGACCGCGCCAGTACCATCGTCGGCGGCCTGGCCATCTTGATCGGCCTGTTCCGCGAACTGGCCATTCCCGCCATGACGCCGATCGAGGCGGGTCTGCGCATGGGCGTGATGTGGGATCTGTACCTGCGCTCGACCAAGCGCGACCGCCGCGAACAGTCGGTGCAGGGCTGCATGGAGAAATTCCATATCGACCAGCAGCGCGCCGGCCGGGTGGCCGAGCAGGCGCTGGCCATGTATGCGCAGCTCAAGCCCACGTCCGACGCCCTGGTGAAATCCCTGCGCTGGAGCAGCCTGCTGCACGAAGTGGGCCTGGCCGTGTCGCAGACGGGCTACCACAAGCACGCTTCCTACATCGTGGAGAACGCGGACTTGCCCGGTTTTACCACGCGCGAACAGAAGACCATGAGCCGGCTGATCCTGGCGCAGAAGGGCAACTTGCGCAAGATCGGCGAAGTGCTGTCCGACCCCGATTTTGCCAAGGCCGTGCTGGCGCTGCGCCTGTCGATCTTGCTCATGCATGCGCGCATCGAAGCCGATTTCAGCGAACTGCGCCTGCGCATGAAGAACCGCATCGAACTCGACATCAAGCGCGGCTGGGTCGCACACCATCCCACCGTGTCGTTCTGGATCGAGAAGGAGCAGGAATTCTGGGATGAGGTCGGGGTCGATTTCACCATCCGCGCCAGTGCCTAGAAGGTCATGCCGTGCGCATGACTTGATGTGCAGCAAGCAAGATTTTAAAAAACAGTATATATTGTTTATATTATTTATTAGATTGGAAAATCCATGACCAAAACCGTCCCAGCGAAAAAAGCCGACAGCGCGCCCGTATCGATGTTCCCTACCAGCGCCTCGATCAATGCGGCTGCGGCCAAGGCGGCACCGGCTGCTAAACCAGCTGCGAAAGCAGCCGTCAAGCCAGTGGCAAAAGCCGCCGTCAAGCCGGCGGCAGCCAAGCCAGCGGCGGTCAAGCCAGCCGTGGCCAAGGCGCCAGCCGCCAAACCGGCAGCGAAGGCCGCCGTTGCCAAGCCTGCGGCCAAAGCCGTCGTCAAAGCCGCCGTCAAACCGGCAGCCAAGCCAGCCGTGAAAGCTGTCGCCAAGCCTGCGGTGAAGACCGTCGCCAAGCCGGCCGCGAAAGCCGCCGCCAAACCGGTAGCCAAGGCGGCCGCCAAGCCTGCGCCAGCGAAAAAAGCGCCGGTCGCCAAAGTCGCCGCCGTCAAGGAAAAAGCCCGCAAGCCGAAACTGGTGCGCGACAGCTTCACCATGCCGGAAGCGGAATACGAAGTCCTGGGCCAGGTGAAGAAAGCCTGCCTGAAGGCCGGTTTCGAGATCAAGAAAAGCGAATTGCTGCGCATCGGCGTGGCGCTGATCAGCCAGATCGACCTGGCCACCCTGCAAAACGTGCTGGCCGGCTTGCCGCAGCTGAAAACGGGCCGTCCGAAGAAGGATTGATGGCGCGGGCAGGGGCCGCCCCCTGTCTGCCCGTTCTGGTTTACCATGGGGCCTGTGCTAGTTCCCCCATGGTTGCCATGTCAGAAGATACAGAGATCGAACGCGCCGGCTTTGTCGAGCGCGCCATTGTCCGCCACCAGGCGGGCATTTCTACCCCAGCCATCGACCACGTCGCCGAGGAAATTCCCGTCGCGCTGGTCTTCAATGGCATTTCCCACGTCGTCATGATGGCCACCCCGCGCGACCTGGAAGCGTTTGCCTACGGCTTCGCGCTGACGGAAGGCGTGGTCGCTTCCGCTGGCGCCATCTTCGACTGCGAAGTGTTCCTGCGTCCTGATTCCGCCGAAGTGGCTTTGAGCATCGCCCAGGAAGATTTCGTGCGCCTGAAGGATCGGCGCCGCCAACTCACGGGCCGCACGGGCTGCGGCGTGTGCGGCATCGACAGCATCGACATGCTCGATTTGCGGCCCGCAGCGCTGCCGCCGGCGCTGATCCACGTCGACCTGCCGGCCGCGCTGGCGCGCGCATCAAGCGGCTTGCGAGAACACCAGGCGCTGATGCGGGAAACGGGCGGCGTGCACGCAGCCGCGTGGTGCACGCCCGATGGCGATATCGCGCACGTATTCGAGGATGTCGGCCGCCACAATGGCCTGGATAAACTGATCGGCCATTTGGCACTGAGCGGGGCGGACATGCGGCGCGGCTTCGTCTTCCTGTCCAGCCGCGGCAGCTACGAGCTGGCGCGCAAGGCGGCGCGCATGCAGATACCGTTGCTGGCGACGATCTCCGCGCCCAGTTCGCTGGCCATTTCCATCGCCACGCAGGCGGGCATGAAGCTGGTGGGTTTCTGCCGCCAGGATGCGTACGTCGACTACACCCCCGGTATCAGTATTTAGGCAGCACTGCGCTGCAGCAGCACGGGGACGGACTTCGACGTGGGCGTGCCGGCGCCGTCGGCCGTGCTGGCCAGCGGCACCAGCGCGTTCGTCTCCGGGTAATACGCGCCCAGGCAGCCGCGCGGGATGTCGTAGGCCACGAGCCGGAAGCCGTCGGCGCGGCGCGCCACGCCATCGTCCCAGGCGCCGATCAAGTCCACCAGGTCGCCATCGGCAAAGCCCAGCATGGCGATATCTTCCGCGTTGGCGAAGACGACCTTGCGCGTGCCGTACACGCCGCGGTAGC
This genomic interval carries:
- a CDS encoding LysR family transcriptional regulator, producing the protein MDINSDDLKIFVTVIDSGTLSAAAVHLGQTTSGVSRALSRLEDKLATSLLTRTTRRMELTEEGQLFLDKARAILASMEDVEESIRIRRQKPAGRLSVDAASPFMLHCVVPHVAEFRAMYPDIRLELTSNDQIADLLEHRTDIAIRIGALVDSTLHARPLSASPLHVLATPAYLARHGTPATPEALSGHALLGFAQYELGNSWPLRHEAGNSLQIVPALAASSGETLRQLALHDQGIVCLSDFMTKDDIAAGRLVQVLQPFYTGYRQQIHAVYYRNTQLAQRISCFLEFLQQKL
- a CDS encoding EAL domain-containing protein translates to MLRGRLPLSISAAAALTFACGVSVTAVLFAAISQLEYDKMSLSLQQRASARVAAIEQGLDDAVEVLTTTNQLFAAVVPVTREQFHDFTTPLLQRHPFIQAFNFHRIVPHAQRAAFEAELRRIVPDYAMTEMRDGVVVPATTRASYLVVDYLEPLQGNRPAFGLNVSPNGVLARALEQAIVSGQTTATGLLALAQGPQQGFVIVRPVYRHGVPLQTVQQRRAALIGDTAVIVRAGELVQKILAGADLLGDSQLELSVYADAGADPRQLIFRHGQAPDDEPGGAWESLPRWLHFAYHSHYDRAFASAGRPWHVRVVAHPRPFLADHLGSLFTLITGLLFSVLTAAFVQSLTQRSRRVQLLVEQRTADLKRSNELLSADVRARQRTERALQESEKRFRRLLALSSDWYWEQDANFCFTHITSGFTDKSNMPLERFIGLTRWDNNAEMRNSRWGKQHIANLEAHLPFSNLEYAMQDRDGQLRWFSINGEPLFNELGEFRGYRGTGSEITERKLAEQQIQHIAHHDVLTGLPNRALLRDRLAQAMALSRRKNRALWVLLIDLDRFKFVNDSLGHKAGDLLLKTIATRLQASLRESDTVARLSGDEFVAILCEQADEVLSGAIVQRVMDAVAQPVLLDGKEFFVTCSIGVAVYDMSRYDAPGDVTLNGETQNLIEQADIAMYCAKKQGRNNIKFYTTAMNQATLERLRIETALRNALEREQFVLHYQPQVDLASGRIVGVEALLRWQHPDLGMVAPQRFIALAEDTGLIVPIGAWVMREACAQVKRWHAAGLDTLRLAVNLSARQFNEPNLVASIADVLLETGLPPACLELELTESLFMHDVALAVSQLHDMKALGVKLSIDDFGTGYSSFAYLRTFPIDVLKIDRSFVGDVARDADDAAIVVSIIALAHNLKLRVVAEGVETAEQLDYLRRHGCDEAQGFYFSRPLPAHEVEALLRAEETHVML
- a CDS encoding transferase spermidine synthase, translated to MPENRSTTPLAPQVHTCGDRRRLEFQPGMIQSEMLLSRPDHLLLRYARAMMCFTLFVPRPRHILMVGLGGGSLLKFCHRHLPDTRITVLELRADVIALREQFMLPPDDARLRIIETDAVSYIRQHPGCADVLLLDGYDETGLPPALGSARFYADCLRALLPGGVLVANLFSYDEHYPAMLARLMLTFRGAVCHFDGIAGNNRIIFAAKPEQGQGADGRAVRVVRLVRWRRMAGLAFLNRWLPAWQLWRVRRQSGAGSD
- a CDS encoding sensor domain-containing diguanylate cyclase, which translates into the protein MDIKTLVLALALGNLSLCAALFFFEYERKKSLSMSTWAVAKQCQAVAWCLLYFRGVLPDFLSILLGNSLLFAGMALDAGALWQAAGRSGWRRYVLPTLGLSVTLFAACYLLDVAPLLRSAGGSLIVAGFFLAGVAALCLKWREASMLRRFLVVSMGLLSLLIAARGVLAAAVPDFDAELLQLAGFGALYLMMLTNAFGYLLLSREKLGGELARLEVLDAATGVPNRRGFYQALAPWMALARRPGLPTALVVLNIDHFKRVNDSYGHPVGDAVLKTIVDTCRQQLRDSDLMGRLGGAEFAIQLPRTTLADALMVAERIRAAVEALPVKTERAVLQLTASLGVTTIRAEDSTVSLFKRADEALQAAKQAGRNRVVEAQGASTLDI
- a CDS encoding calcium:proton antiporter, coding for MKMLKSLPVWPLAAPVAGWLFLFGSTFNVGGAYQILLVAGLIGSVLAAVYHAEVVAHRIGEPYGTLVLALAVTLIEVALIVSLMLAGGPETTGLARDTVFAAIMIILNGIVGICLLLGAGRHKEQTFGLLGVSASLATLAAIAVLTLVLPNYTSSAAGPFYNSSQLIFIAVISLVLYGTFVLVQTVRHRDYFLPKEAVGDEEVHAAPPTATVAWVSAGALLVCLGAVVLLAKSLAPALETAIAAMGAPKTLVGIVIAAIVLLPEGLAAVRAARANRLQTSLNLALGSALASIGLTIPAVVVVSLATGLTITLGLDIKSTVLLLLSLMVATLSLGTGRTTVMQGTVHLVIFAVYLFTTIVP
- a CDS encoding Ppx/GppA phosphatase family protein, producing the protein MYAAVDLGSNSFRLHVGKHDGDTIRVVKSVRDPIRLAAGLDANGDLTEAAMQGALACLQRFRAILAGFELDAVRVVATSAMRVARNGAVFLPLAEQAIGHPIEIISGEEEGRLIYMGVANALAIPGERRLVMDIGGGSTELILGRGNDIERVESFSLGTVKQSLSFFIGGRIDAPSFEAAILSARSHFEDAAPPYRPQHWKTAYGSSGTIRTIADIIARNKLGDGLLTSASLDALARRFIELGHTSRIDMPGLRPDRASTIVGGLAILIGLFRELAIPAMTPIEAGLRMGVMWDLYLRSTKRDRREQSVQGCMEKFHIDQQRAGRVAEQALAMYAQLKPTSDALVKSLRWSSLLHEVGLAVSQTGYHKHASYIVENADLPGFTTREQKTMSRLILAQKGNLRKIGEVLSDPDFAKAVLALRLSILLMHARIEADFSELRLRMKNRIELDIKRGWVAHHPTVSFWIEKEQEFWDEVGVDFTIRASA
- the fdhD gene encoding formate dehydrogenase accessory sulfurtransferase FdhD, which translates into the protein MVAMSEDTEIERAGFVERAIVRHQAGISTPAIDHVAEEIPVALVFNGISHVVMMATPRDLEAFAYGFALTEGVVASAGAIFDCEVFLRPDSAEVALSIAQEDFVRLKDRRRQLTGRTGCGVCGIDSIDMLDLRPAALPPALIHVDLPAALARASSGLREHQALMRETGGVHAAAWCTPDGDIAHVFEDVGRHNGLDKLIGHLALSGADMRRGFVFLSSRGSYELARKAARMQIPLLATISAPSSLAISIATQAGMKLVGFCRQDAYVDYTPGISI